In Anaerobacillus isosaccharinicus, one genomic interval encodes:
- a CDS encoding transposase, producing MKPTLIPHISYQNFVLDQLNTHYSGGILTLVRKDWTIISKLWITDLSFTTTWLHDLYSVKGPEPRDPASMLRSYLLCLLTSPTLSITEWVNQLHRVPLYTILSGFEPGDVPGVGTFYDFFRRLSGFEKANVKPFIKLKRKKKKKKKPKKGEKATPRNPGIIRKLVDRHLRNGSKQKQLPGDQLYAFFQSQFLEVSARLGLLGDPHSLGVVGDGTPVETARYPRSKPICDCSAQGLTNCTHPRRYSQPDIDSGWDSSRERYFNGYHLYMISTSDSQYDLPLYPRLHPASRHDSVSLVVGSIEFSQRYTLGTIDKILLDAAHDAEPIYELLDHHNVEPFIDLNVRTKKNFSTESDIQISPIGVPICPIGKEMKPNGFDISQNRQKWRCPLACGSKNTCSTPCSKAKYGRTFHTFKRDNLRLFTKTPRSSEKWKLIYKRRTSVERSNKREKVDYHLEAGRHRSTKMWYVRLYSIMMCQHIDAWYSSQKETLNIQEIIFTKSA from the coding sequence ATGAAACCTACGCTAATACCACATATCTCATATCAAAACTTCGTTTTAGACCAACTAAATACTCATTACTCAGGCGGTATACTGACTCTCGTACGAAAAGATTGGACTATTATCTCAAAGTTATGGATCACGGATCTTTCTTTTACTACTACTTGGCTTCATGATTTATATTCAGTTAAAGGTCCTGAGCCACGTGATCCTGCTTCCATGCTTCGCTCTTATCTTTTGTGTTTATTGACAAGTCCGACCCTGAGTATTACAGAATGGGTGAACCAACTCCATCGTGTTCCTCTTTACACGATCCTTAGCGGCTTTGAACCTGGGGATGTTCCAGGTGTCGGTACTTTTTATGACTTCTTCAGACGGCTATCAGGTTTTGAGAAGGCTAATGTAAAACCTTTTATTAAGCTCAAACGAAAAAAGAAGAAGAAGAAAAAACCGAAAAAGGGTGAAAAAGCAACTCCTAGAAACCCTGGTATTATTAGAAAATTAGTGGATCGTCATTTACGCAATGGCTCAAAACAAAAACAATTGCCGGGAGATCAATTATACGCGTTTTTTCAATCTCAATTTCTTGAAGTTTCAGCGAGATTGGGTTTGCTTGGGGATCCCCATTCCCTTGGTGTTGTTGGAGATGGGACACCCGTGGAAACAGCGAGATACCCAAGAAGCAAACCTATTTGTGATTGTAGTGCCCAAGGACTAACGAATTGTACTCATCCTCGTCGATATTCTCAACCTGACATCGACTCAGGTTGGGATAGTTCAAGGGAGAGGTACTTCAACGGATATCATCTCTACATGATATCCACTAGCGATAGCCAATACGACTTGCCGCTATATCCACGGCTGCATCCTGCTTCCCGGCATGATTCAGTCAGCCTAGTGGTTGGTTCAATTGAATTTTCGCAACGGTACACCTTGGGCACAATTGATAAAATCCTTCTCGATGCCGCACATGATGCAGAACCGATTTACGAATTACTGGACCATCATAATGTGGAACCATTTATTGATCTTAATGTTCGAACAAAGAAAAACTTCAGTACGGAAAGTGATATTCAAATTTCTCCCATAGGCGTGCCTATTTGTCCAATCGGTAAGGAAATGAAACCCAACGGTTTTGACATATCTCAAAACCGCCAAAAGTGGCGTTGTCCACTAGCTTGCGGATCGAAAAATACATGTTCCACTCCGTGTTCTAAAGCGAAGTATGGCCGCACATTTCATACGTTTAAGCGAGATAATCTTCGTCTGTTCACTAAAACACCAAGATCTTCTGAAAAGTGGAAACTCATTTATAAACGAAGAACTTCAGTTGAACGTTCGAACAAAAGAGAAAAAGTCGATTATCACTTAGAAGCTGGGCGCCATCGCTCTACAAAAATGTGGTATGTCCGCCTATACTCAATCATGATGTGTCAACACATAGATGCTTGGTACAGTAGTCAGAAAGAGACTTTGAACATTCAGGAAATCATCTTTACTAAAAGCGCCTAG
- a CDS encoding ATP-dependent DNA helicase, translating to MGDIRVRVSVRNLVEFVMMSGSIELGAGGAHILEEGTKTHQRLQSNREEGYQKEVTLSQEFERNGFAVTVHGRCDGIISNENEIAIEEIKSTSRPLSTIHEEDHPTYWAQAKVYAYIFAFQNQLEQIDIHLVYASRQNTESVTFQKSFSKQELDHFIEDLLEDYLQFQEILFTQRRNRQTSIPELSFPFPKYRNGQRDLLKAVYKTISEKKRLFAKASTGIGKTISTIFPTVKAVGEKKADRILYVTAKTITRQVAEEAFQLLNANGLVWRTVTITAKEKVCFQEEVNCSKEHCPFANGYYDRLKEGLKNILTHEQMVERTTVEFYAKKHQLCPFEFSLDVALHADAVICDYNYFFDPRVKMQRWSEHHKDTVLLIDEAHNLVDRARGMFSASISKSAFLDASRLLKGKNPELYEKTKAVNASFLQLKKECMEKDQFDFFELPVHVVEVSEEFLEFSDRWLSVPGNYLEDYYSSIKDLFYEVQAFCRVSKVYDDHFRTVVTVNKSEVQVKLLCLDPSRLIRSATKKTKATIFFSATLHPLGYFQTVLGGEEIDYFQDIPSPFDEKKVDVLVSPISTKYKDRQDSIEKIITVLREELHGRRGNFLVFFPSYEYLSQVLEHYEEIAIRDDIELLVQAQMMSEEEREMFLEKFQPNATGVRIGFAVLGGIFAEGVDLRGDRLNGVCIIGVGLPKITEEQDIIKQHYSAQGYNGFDFAYVYPGMNKVHQAGGRLIRSEEDEGVIFLIDDRYLSAKYRNLLPSEWRNFKLKG from the coding sequence ATGGGTGATATAAGAGTAAGGGTTTCGGTACGGAATTTAGTAGAGTTTGTGATGATGAGTGGTAGTATCGAACTGGGGGCTGGTGGCGCTCATATCTTAGAAGAAGGTACAAAAACGCATCAACGTTTGCAATCAAATAGAGAAGAAGGCTATCAAAAGGAAGTCACGTTGTCGCAAGAGTTTGAGCGAAATGGTTTTGCGGTGACTGTTCATGGCAGATGTGATGGCATTATTAGTAACGAAAATGAGATAGCCATCGAAGAGATTAAGTCTACTTCAAGACCTTTAAGTACGATTCATGAAGAGGATCATCCAACTTACTGGGCCCAAGCGAAAGTTTATGCGTATATATTTGCATTCCAAAATCAACTAGAACAGATCGACATTCACCTTGTTTACGCCAGTAGGCAAAACACAGAATCGGTTACATTTCAAAAATCATTCTCAAAACAAGAATTAGACCATTTTATAGAAGACCTCCTAGAGGATTATCTTCAATTTCAGGAAATTTTATTTACCCAACGAAGAAATCGCCAAACAAGTATTCCTGAACTTTCCTTCCCATTTCCTAAGTACCGCAACGGGCAGCGGGATCTTCTGAAAGCCGTTTACAAGACAATTTCCGAAAAAAAGCGTCTGTTTGCCAAAGCGTCTACTGGGATAGGAAAAACAATCTCTACGATTTTTCCAACTGTAAAAGCGGTTGGCGAAAAAAAAGCTGATCGAATTTTATATGTAACTGCAAAAACGATTACTAGACAAGTAGCTGAAGAAGCATTCCAATTATTAAATGCAAACGGCCTTGTTTGGCGTACCGTCACGATTACTGCGAAAGAAAAAGTCTGCTTTCAAGAAGAGGTCAATTGCTCAAAAGAGCATTGTCCCTTTGCTAATGGATATTATGATCGGTTAAAGGAAGGCTTAAAGAATATTCTAACGCATGAACAAATGGTCGAACGGACAACAGTCGAATTTTATGCAAAAAAACATCAACTTTGTCCATTTGAATTTTCTTTAGATGTTGCGTTACATGCAGATGCGGTGATCTGCGATTACAATTATTTTTTTGATCCTAGAGTGAAGATGCAGCGCTGGAGCGAGCACCACAAAGACACGGTGTTATTGATAGACGAAGCTCATAACTTAGTTGACCGTGCCAGAGGAATGTTTTCGGCGTCTATTTCTAAATCAGCCTTTTTAGACGCGAGTCGGCTTCTTAAAGGGAAAAATCCAGAACTCTACGAAAAGACAAAAGCCGTAAACGCTTCTTTCCTTCAATTGAAAAAGGAATGCATGGAGAAGGATCAGTTTGATTTTTTCGAGTTACCTGTACATGTAGTTGAGGTTTCCGAAGAATTTTTAGAGTTTAGTGACCGCTGGCTCTCAGTTCCTGGAAATTACCTCGAAGACTATTATAGTAGTATAAAAGATCTATTTTACGAAGTACAAGCCTTTTGCCGAGTTTCTAAAGTTTATGATGACCATTTCCGTACAGTGGTAACAGTTAACAAAAGTGAGGTTCAAGTTAAGCTATTATGTTTAGATCCTTCAAGACTAATTCGAAGTGCGACGAAAAAAACGAAGGCGACGATCTTTTTTTCGGCCACACTTCATCCACTAGGGTACTTCCAAACGGTGTTAGGTGGGGAAGAAATCGATTATTTTCAAGACATCCCTTCTCCATTTGATGAAAAAAAAGTCGATGTTTTGGTTAGCCCTATTTCTACAAAGTATAAAGATCGGCAGGATTCAATCGAAAAAATTATTACCGTTTTAAGAGAAGAATTGCACGGGCGTAGAGGAAATTTTCTTGTTTTTTTCCCCTCCTATGAATACTTGTCGCAAGTACTCGAGCACTATGAAGAAATCGCGATTCGTGATGACATTGAACTACTTGTCCAAGCGCAAATGATGTCTGAGGAAGAAAGAGAAATGTTCTTAGAGAAATTCCAACCGAACGCTACGGGAGTAAGAATTGGTTTTGCAGTACTAGGAGGAATTTTTGCTGAGGGTGTGGATTTAAGAGGCGATCGTTTGAATGGCGTATGTATTATTGGGGTAGGCCTACCGAAAATTACGGAAGAACAAGATATCATAAAGCAGCATTACTCTGCACAAGGCTACAATGGCTTTGATTTTGCCTATGTATACCCTGGAATGAATAAAGTGCACCAGGCGGGTGGAAGATTGATCCGTTCAGAAGAGGACGAAGGCGTGATCTTTTTAATCGATGACCGTTATTTGTCTGCAAAATATCGAAATCTATTACCTAGTGAGTGGCGAAATTTTAAGTTAAAAGGGTAA
- a CDS encoding putative bifunctional diguanylate cyclase/phosphodiesterase translates to MLNKGRLTVLLPIIVIVLFYGWCFLFEEAEWLRTLGAIVFPLISYIICYKWIMHTWKISLGDKKNFWSLMGLGMLLNLSANLLWLYTFLSKGVTYFSNFSLLLWLLAYVFFLIALTYKTKTISSSITNSNYKFNIIVFMIAAIVLSIHYIIIPIWHLWNYSIFEMFFMIFYPITDLAILFVITYLYYLSKYSKERGLVFFLVVAFGIQIIADFIFVYLSLTDSYKIGSIYDPLWAISTMFIGYAALFAQKNKSEAQSIYQNYDANKEKLFPYGSVFILLIFGLDSYNWDFNALSIGLLIIFFMIIGRQLLVVKKNKTLMSEYEYLAYHDSLTGLKNRACFNEDLTKILEKAKINNREVGLLLIDLDRFKLVNDTLGHYFGDSLLKKVSERLKLRFKENHWFYRLGGDEFIFILPDKSEKECVVIAELILKEFSKSFAVDNHDITITPSMGISLYPVNGEDLEQLFKNADAAMYMAKGSGSNKFQLYTKDINDILTRKLKLENELTTAIENKQLLLHYQPIIELQSGKMVGMEALLRWEHPELGSISPAEFIPIAEETGQIVPIGEWVLKNACKQNVVWQEAGYPFLCMAVNVSFRQFQHNNFICSVKNILDETGLQPEFLELEITESIIQNVNQSMEVLQQLRNIGVKTGIDDFGTGYSSLHILKELPIDTIKIDRIFIDDCPNSQNYAIVKAVNDIALHLNLRVVAEGIETEQQLNALTQINCGFGQGFLFNKAVNSQEFERLLLREARYISRYGRCLIPMKVHFHQHGCE, encoded by the coding sequence ATGCTGAATAAAGGTAGATTAACTGTACTTCTTCCAATTATTGTTATTGTATTATTTTATGGATGGTGTTTTCTTTTTGAGGAGGCTGAGTGGCTGAGAACGCTTGGTGCGATCGTCTTTCCGTTGATTAGTTATATCATCTGTTACAAATGGATTATGCATACGTGGAAAATATCACTTGGAGATAAAAAGAATTTTTGGTCTCTAATGGGGTTGGGGATGCTATTAAATTTAAGTGCAAACTTGTTGTGGCTCTATACATTCCTTAGTAAAGGTGTCACTTACTTCTCTAATTTTTCATTATTGTTATGGCTTTTAGCCTATGTTTTCTTTTTAATAGCTTTAACGTACAAAACTAAAACAATAAGCTCTTCAATCACAAATAGTAACTATAAGTTCAATATTATTGTTTTTATGATAGCAGCTATCGTTCTCAGTATTCATTATATTATTATACCTATCTGGCATCTTTGGAACTATTCAATTTTTGAAATGTTTTTTATGATCTTTTATCCCATTACAGACTTGGCTATTTTGTTTGTTATTACTTATTTATATTATCTCTCTAAATATAGTAAAGAAAGAGGTCTCGTCTTTTTCCTTGTCGTTGCTTTTGGTATACAAATTATTGCGGATTTTATTTTTGTGTATTTATCATTAACGGATAGTTATAAAATTGGAAGTATCTATGATCCTCTTTGGGCAATTTCGACCATGTTTATTGGTTATGCAGCTTTATTTGCTCAGAAAAATAAATCAGAAGCACAATCAATTTATCAAAATTACGATGCAAATAAAGAAAAACTTTTTCCGTATGGTAGTGTTTTTATTTTATTAATATTTGGATTAGATAGCTATAATTGGGATTTTAATGCGCTTAGTATTGGGTTATTAATTATCTTTTTTATGATTATTGGGCGACAGCTTTTAGTAGTTAAGAAAAATAAAACGTTGATGAGTGAATATGAGTATTTGGCTTATCATGATTCTTTAACAGGATTAAAAAATCGAGCTTGTTTTAACGAAGACCTTACTAAGATTTTGGAGAAAGCTAAAATAAATAATCGTGAAGTTGGTTTGTTATTAATAGACTTAGACCGCTTTAAGTTAGTTAATGATACTCTCGGCCATTATTTTGGTGATAGCTTATTAAAAAAAGTTTCAGAGCGTTTAAAACTTAGATTTAAGGAAAATCATTGGTTTTATAGATTAGGAGGGGATGAATTTATCTTTATTCTCCCAGACAAATCTGAAAAAGAATGTGTGGTAATTGCAGAATTGATTCTTAAGGAATTTTCCAAGTCATTTGCAGTTGATAATCACGATATTACGATTACACCGAGTATGGGTATCAGTTTGTATCCTGTTAATGGTGAAGATCTTGAACAATTATTTAAAAATGCTGACGCAGCCATGTATATGGCAAAAGGGAGTGGAAGTAACAAATTTCAGTTATACACGAAGGATATAAATGATATTCTTACTAGGAAATTAAAATTAGAAAATGAGCTAACTACAGCAATTGAGAATAAACAATTACTACTTCACTACCAACCGATTATTGAACTGCAATCTGGAAAAATGGTTGGGATGGAGGCACTGTTGCGCTGGGAACATCCTGAATTGGGATCGATTTCTCCTGCAGAATTTATTCCCATTGCTGAAGAAACAGGACAAATTGTTCCTATTGGTGAGTGGGTATTAAAGAATGCTTGTAAACAAAATGTGGTATGGCAAGAAGCCGGCTATCCGTTTCTCTGTATGGCAGTAAATGTATCGTTTCGCCAATTTCAACATAATAATTTCATTTGTAGTGTAAAGAACATTTTAGACGAAACTGGCCTTCAACCTGAATTTTTAGAGTTAGAGATTACAGAGAGTATTATCCAAAATGTCAACCAATCTATGGAAGTACTTCAACAATTAAGAAACATTGGAGTCAAAACAGGTATTGACGATTTTGGTACAGGATATTCTTCTTTGCATATTCTTAAGGAATTACCTATTGATACGATAAAGATTGATCGAATATTTATTGATGATTGTCCAAACTCTCAAAATTACGCGATAGTAAAAGCGGTTAATGACATAGCACTACATTTAAATCTTAGGGTCGTTGCTGAAGGGATCGAAACTGAGCAGCAATTGAACGCGTTAACACAAATTAATTGTGGCTTTGGACAGGGGTTTTTATTCAATAAAGCTGTAAACTCACAGGAATTTGAACGCTTATTATTAAGGGAAGCCAGATATATTTCACGATATGGTAGGTGTTTGATACCAATGAAAGTTCACTTTCACCAACACGGGTGTGAATAA